TGCCTTAACTCCCAATTGGGCCATTGGGATACTTGCCCCTGCCAGAATAACAAATTGAAGGAGATTAATGTAACCCAAAGAATATTGAGGTAGTCCCGGTACGCCCAGTCCATTAAAGATATAAGAGATAATTCCCCCTATAGATGTAAATATTATAACCGCTGTGGAAGTCCCAATTGATTTATGTATGTCATATCCCATGGCAATTACAAGGAATGGGACTATGATAAATCCCCCGCCAACTCCCAGAAGCCCAGACATTATTCCAACAATGAATCCACCGGCAATAAAATAAATATTATCCGTTTTTGGCTCTTTTTTAACCTCTGGAGATTTATAAAGAAGCATTCTAACAGCAACCGCCAAAGCTGTGACCCCAAAAAGGATTTTAAGAATATCTCCAGGCACATGAGAAGCAATAGTCCCTCCCAAAATACCACCAATACTTCCAGTAACAGCTAAAAGTGCCATTGGTTTGATTAAAACTGCATTTCGACGGTAATGTCCATATGCGCCGCTTATAGCTGTTGGGAGTATAACTGCAAGGCTTGTACCTAAAGACATCCTTATAGCAAGCGTAGGATCAACACCGATAGATATAAAAAGCCAGTATTGGACAGGGACCATTATAAAACCTCCCCCAATTCCAAGAAGGCCTGATGCAAACCCTATCCCCGCTCCCGTGATTGCAAGAATTATAATATAAAAAATAGTGGGATCCATAAATTTATTCCTTCATAATCAGACTATATCCTAACTTTATTTTTAAAAGAATTATACTTTACGTTTTAAAAACATTGATACTATATGTACTTAATGTAATAATAAACTATATTAAAATAAATCACATATGTAAGTACAATATGAAAAATAAATGTATAAATTTTCTAAATTAAGTTTAAAATTAATAGTAGAACCATGAATATTTCTAATTTTTTATTCAAATTTTCTAAACTATTTTTAAAATAGGTACTTATTAATTTAAATTCAATTATTAGTTACCAAATGCTTGAAAACTATTAGTTTTCAAATGCTACCCAACTATATTTAAGCTATACGTTTATATATTGAAAATAATTATTAATAATAAAAAAAATTTGAAATTTATCTAAAGTTTCAAACTGAATATTTTTATGTTAAAACTCTTTATAAATCAAAATAATCAAATAATTGTGCCCCAATGGTGATAAAAGGTGGAACTTACAAAAATCAAAGGCATCGGTGATAAACTAGCAAAGAAAATTGTTGACAGCTTCGGCAGCGAGGCAGATCTACAGACAGCGATCAGCAACTTCGAAGTTGATAAACTTTCAGAAATTGATGGAGTAAGTCAGGCTAAAGCTATAGAGATAATAAATGAAGCTTTAGGCAATCCAAGGGAAGAGTTTTTAAAGACAGAACAGGTCATCCAGATCTATGATGACATTATCGCCAGAATTCTTAAATACGCGAGTACCAAATATGGAAAAAACAGGGTTCTTTTAATAAGCCCTACAAATGATACAGGAAAGATTCAGGAAAATCTAGACTTTGTAATGAACGCCAAGGAAACTGTATCCAAACTTCCAGTAAATGAAATCAGTAACCTGCTTAAAAAAGTAAATCCATCTGGAAAAGACAAACCAAAATATGATCCATCAAGAGCCATACTTGTAGAGTCCAGAGAGGATTACAACAGGCTTATGGATCTAGATCTGCACAAATATTCAACAATTATCACTGCAGAAGAGTTAGAAACTCTTGATGATTATGAATTTGTAGTGTATATATTCTCAACTGGACAAGTAGACCTTGATGATGCTTATAACATTGCTATGGTGACAGGCGATTCTCTAAACTATGAAATTGTCCCTGAAACTATCCTTTCATATTACCACACGAATTACGAGCTTCTTTGCAATGTTTTGGAA
This genomic window from Methanobacterium sp. contains:
- a CDS encoding sulfite exporter TauE/SafE family protein, with translation MDPTIFYIIILAITGAGIGFASGLLGIGGGFIMVPVQYWLFISIGVDPTLAIRMSLGTSLAVILPTAISGAYGHYRRNAVLIKPMALLAVTGSIGGILGGTIASHVPGDILKILFGVTALAVAVRMLLYKSPEVKKEPKTDNIYFIAGGFIVGIMSGLLGVGGGFIIVPFLVIAMGYDIHKSIGTSTAVIIFTSIGGIISYIFNGLGVPGLPQYSLGYINLLQFVILAGASIPMAQLGVKAAHKLPADKLNYIFIALLIFVGLNMVGII